The window ATGATGCCTAGACGGGGCATGACGAAAGGGAGATGCAAGCCAGTCAATACCTTTGTGCATGAATCTTACCAGAAGATCCAGGATATTTGCCATGAGGCAAATACACCATGTGCAAACCCAAATATGCACAACTGTCACAAGAGTAAAAATCCCCTGAGCATCACTGAGTGCAGACTTTTGGGAGGTTCCAAGCCAGGCAAATGCAGATACCGGAAGAAAACTGCTAAGAAACAAGTCACTGTGGCCTGTGGAGGGAACCCACTGAAGCCAATACACCTTGATCCCCCAAAGTAGGCTAGAGTCTAATGAGAGAGAAGCAGATGGATCCCTGAGTCACCACCCAATATCTGAGAAAATTGGTGAAATCATACCTCCCCTTCACTTCTGGCACCTCTTGTCACCCAACACATGTCCTTAGCTACTCATATACTCAGTACCTGGAAGAAAGTTGAGACTGGATGCTGTCCCAAGTGTATACCCTCTACCTTGAAGAGATGTTGTGGTGGTGGGGTACTTGGGGCAGAGGGAGAATATGAGTCCCAAATGTTAATTACTTCTCTATGGTTTTCAATAAAACCTACCTCCTCCTCATGGAGTTCCTTGGAGGCACCCACTTCCAGAGTCTGTTTCTTTGGTTACTTCCCACAAAATTTCAATGGAGACCATAGTGACTATATGAAATTTGAATCCCTCTGTCTGAGGGCTGATGGACTTATTTCATTCTCCTGGGGGATTTTTTATATGTGTAATCTAGTTACTGAAAGTACACTTTCCCATGTAGGACAGAATACAGATTTTTAGAGTTAcaagggaatttagagattattgagtccccttcattttatagattaaaaaaaaatgagttctacATGTcccaaaggctttaaaactgtgcataccctttgatccagcaatagcactactaggtctataatccaaagagatcataaaaaaggggaaaggacccacatgtacaaaaatatttatagctgctctttttgtggtaggaaaagaatgggaaattgaggggatgctaaacaagttgtggtatatggatgtaatggattatgattgtgctgtaagaaatgataagcatatggatttcagaaaaacctggaaagacttacatgaattgatgctgagtgaaatgagcagaaccaagagaacattgtacacaatatctacaacattgtgggatgatcaacagTGacggacttaactcttctcagcaatacaatgatccaagacaatgccaaaagacttattatggtggaaaatgctctccccattcagaaaaaactatggagtctgaatgcagattgaagcatactattttcactttttttgttgcttttttgttatttttcttgtttattctttcttgcattgctttccttttgttctgagtcttctcttacaacatgactaatgtggaaatatgtttaacatgattttaatgtataagCTATCACAAATTGCTTGCTAGTctcaggagggaggagggaagggagggtgagagaaaaatttggaactcaaaaaatatctttacatgtaattgagaaaaattaaaaataataaaaaaattaaaaatgaattctagagagggaaagagacttaTTTAAGAtcaaatggtggggcagctaggtggcacagtggatggagcaccggccctggagtcaggaggacctgagttcaaatccggcctcagacacttaacacttacttactgtgtgaccctgggcaagtcacttaaccccaattgcctcaccctggagccctgggtgtggtactcaTGAGACACCTGagcatcccccctccccccagccacagccctggctggtggattagcttggtgtgtgggggcAAAAAAAGTCCCGAGGTTtgagtagagaaaagaaagatatatatagacctgggagttagacagaggggaggaggctgaaggacaagatagagagagGCTGACAagatgagaagaaaggagaagaagaggggggctgatgagattaagagagcagaaagtcTGGAGTactaagagatgggggaagctaagagcaagaaggaaaggagaggcgGAAGGACTAGGAAGaagggggactgacaagattagaaggacaGAAAGGAACTATAAGGAGGGAATGGAGACTAGAGAGGCAGAAAGGAggccacacacacagctctaagctaattggctggcagctctgattgacaggtcccacaggtggttctatagatgtaacttccagatgttGGGTAACTTCTGGACGCTGGGTAACTTCTGGATggtaaagtcacatggtttctaaatcacatgctttctcctcatggtggggcttccctgcaatgtctttcccagcagggggtgtcattccaattctcacactcatttgatcttcacaacagccctgtgaggtaggtactatcattattcctttttttttttttttttataaatgagaaactgaagagtttctatgacttgctcagggtcacagagtaagtgtctgaggctgcatttgaacttgtcttcctgactccaggccccactccctacccactgcaccatctcagCTACCAAACTGCCTAGTCCTGGGTTGATTTAGGGCCTAGAGAGCCAGTTTTATGGCTAAGTCTCCATCAGATCATTTCATATAGCTCAATATGAACAGTTCTCTCAAGCTAAAGAATCTAAGCAAAAGTGAGGAAGAGCAGAAGGGCCTGACACCAAAGCCTGTTTGACCACTTGTACAATTTCTCTCAAAATTCTTAAGGAGGAgccatcaaatatttgaaggggcGTCACatagaagaaggattagacttgttttgcttggctccaCAATGCAGAACTGGGAGAAATGTTTCAGAGACTCAGATTTCAGCTTTTTGTAAGGAAAAACTTAACTATTATATCTGTCTAAACATTATAttaactttccttttttaaaaaaataaaaactttgacatcttttttgttgttggtggtggtgggtttttttgtttttttttttgtttatttttgggtgaggcaattggggttgtgacttgcccagggtcacacagctagtaagtgttaactatctgaggttggatttgaactcaggtactcctgactccagggccagtgctctatccactgcgccacctagctgtcctgattgacatcttttatttttgacATCACCAGAATTTCTCCCAGGATCCCTCTCCCTTCCTAGAGATCTatttcatataacaaataatattcctaaaggaaatttaaaaaaagaaatagaggaagagaaaaaattatcaaaaacaatcagtacattaaaaaaatctggaaatataTGCAGTGTTCTATACCTGGTAGAagttccacctctgcaaaggagtggggtGGGTTATCTTCAAATATCTCTTCTTTTGGGCTATGTTTATTCTTTGGAATTTCAcaatattaactttatttttttttctttacatttacattgcTTACATCAACTTTCGATACACTACAGTTTACTGACATGGGGGAGAATTTGATTCAATACTTACAGGGATTTAATACTTGgtttggcttttttcttttaagtggtAAATAAGAAGCAAGCAATAAAGATACTTGGGGATGATGGGGTAAAGGAGCCTCACCATTTACATCTATTTGGGGATGTCTTGCCAcagtcagtcaaccaacaagGATCTATTGAGCTCTTAGCATGGGTCAAGTTCTGTGCTAGGCTCCCAGGTTATAGAATATAGATAACAAGTGAGACAATTCCTGTCTCCATGGGACTAACATTCTACTGGAATGTTatgacttttaaattattttcattatggaGATTGCCTATTATGTTTACTGTAGGACCAGGCTGAGATAAATAAGGCTTTAGCTAGGATGTTTTGGAAGGGACATAGTCTTCCCATCCTGAATATCTTTACTGAGGCTAGTATACAGATAAGAATGAGGATGGACACTGGAAGAAGTACAGAGAACTTCCATCATCAACAATGTGGAATAACAGGGTAAAATAGCAGTAATCAAGGTTGTGATTGTTATAGGATAGTATATGGGGAAGCCAGAATAAGAAAAGATTGTGTAGTTTGCGACAATACattaataaagaataaagaagcctttattaagcacctatcgtGTGCCCAGCATGgtgcactgagaatacaaatagaatCGAGATAGTCTTTGTTCTAAAGGAGGTCATACTAAGAGGATAATAGCACATATAAGATAATTAATTTGTGAGGTTGATGGAAAGGcccagaatttcttttcttttttctttttagtgaggcaattggggttaagtgacttgcccagggtcacacagcttagtaagtgttaagtgtttgaggctggatttgaactcaggtactcctgactccagggccagtgctctatcccctgcgccacctagctacccaaagtTGACAGACCTTTtacatttttcatctgttttcttcagtttttttttgtttgtttgttttgttttgttttgttttggtttttttgtggggcaatgggggttaagtgactttcccggagtcacacagctagtgtcaagtgtccgaggccagatttgaactcaggtactcctgaatccagggccagtgctttatccactgtgccacctagctaaggCCCGGAATTTCTAAGGGTTTGTTATTAACATGGTGGATGGCAAAGCCCAGGAATTCTTGGGGTTTAT is drawn from Dromiciops gliroides isolate mDroGli1 chromosome 2, mDroGli1.pri, whole genome shotgun sequence and contains these coding sequences:
- the LOC122740042 gene encoding ribonuclease pancreatic A-like → MIPERSILLLSLLAVLILGLSQRSFAESQEEKFKRQHVDSGNKGNSGKKYCDMMMPRRGMTKGRCKPVNTFVHESYQKIQDICHEANTPCANPNMHNCHKSKNPLSITECRLLGGSKPGKCRYRKKTAKKQVTVACGGNPLKPIHLDPPK